TCGGCGTCGCTGGGAAAGGTCCGGAACCCGGGCGCCGAGAATCAGGATCCCTTGCCCGACGTCCTCCTCGCGTACTTGCGGAAGGTCCGCCCCTGGGAGCGTTGAGCGGCCGGGCGGTCAGCGCGAGACGGTCGCGGCGTGACGTTTCAGGATGCGCTCGACCTCGACGAAGGTGTACTCGCTGGAGTTGATCGTCGTGTGATACTCGGGCACGAGGGTCTCGCTCTCGGCGCCCTCCTGGCGGGCGCTGGCGATCGGCACGGCGCCGTCGCCGTGGGCGATCGCGACGGGGACGCGGGCGGTGCCGGCGATCGTGTGATGCCGGATTCGGGGGTCGATCGGCAGGCACCGCATCACCTGGTGGATCGGCTCGCGGCGTCGGAGCATGCCGATGCTGTTGGGCAGGTCGTGCATGTAGGGCCGCACCGCGCCCGGGTTGTCGCGGTCGAGCCGCGCGGCGAGGTCGCGAAGGTCCTCGGGACGCCGCGTGAGGCGCTCGTTGAGGACGCCGATCGGCTGCGTCGTCGCCCCCAGGCCGTCGTGAGGGGTCGCCAGGAAGAGGGCCCGTCGGACGATCGGGACCGGTTCGAAGAAGAAGAGGCTCGCCAGAAACGCCCGCTCCGGCTCCGTCGCCGCCAGCGTCTCCAGGGGCCGGGTCGCGACCAGCTCCCAGAGCGCCGGGCCGCTGGAGACGACCTGCAGCTTGAGCATCAGGCCGCCCATGCTGTGGCCGATCAGCACGGTGTTCTGGACGCCGGGATCGGTGCGTGCAGGGTCGAGCGCGGCCTCGAAACGGTGTAGGTCGCGGCGGAACAGGGCCGCCGAATGCAGGAAGGTCAGGCCGGTCGCGTAGCGGTAGCCGGCGATCTGGAAGCGATCCAGAAAACCCGGCCGCGACCGCAGGCCGTTCATCATGTCGGTGAAGGTGTACGGCGTGTCGTACAGGCCGTGGACGAAGACGACGGGGATCTTGCCCGGCTGGAAGGGCTCCAGCAGTCCGAGGAACGCCCGATCGACGTCCTGGCTGGGGTTCACCAGCCCGGCCCAGCCCGACTGGAGCCCCCCCGTGCCCTCTTCCAGGTAAGCGATCGGGGCGTCGAGATCCGCCGCCAGCGGCCGGCGCGCGCCGGCGAGTGCGACGCCGCCGACCCGCAGCGGGTCATAGAACTCCAGCACGTCGCCAGGCCCCCCGCCGCCCCCCAGCCAGGCGTCCAGGTCGGGTCGGAGCACGGCCGTCGCGGGGATGAACATGGGATCGGGGATGACCGCGTCGTCGACCGTCGCATGCGGATTCGGCCGGACGAGGACCTGAGAGGCCCCGACGCCCGAACGGGTGTGATCCCGCGTATTCGAGGGGTTCCGGGGCGCGGCGGCGGGGTCGAGCAGGCGGGTGAATTCCGCCGGCGACCACACGAACCCCTGGTGGACGATCGGCACCTGAATGACGCCGCGCGGGGTCTGGACGACCAGTCGCGACCGTACGTCGATCGCCCCGTGCCGCGTCGCCGCCCGCAGGCAGTCGGCGAGGTTCTCGTTGTAAAGCGCGAGCGCCTTGCGGGCGCGCTTGTCGTCGAGGGCCGGACAGGCCGCCATCGCGGCGTAGGCGAAGACGGCCCCCTCGTAATAGCGATCGATGCACTCGCGCGAGCCGCCGTGCTCGACGAGGATCGCCCGCCTCCGCGCCGAGGCCGCCCGCTGCAGCGCCGCGTCGCGATCCAGGCCGGCCGCCCGGACCATCCCAGGGGCCGCCATCGTCATCGCCGCGCCGCAGAGGAAGCTCCGGCGCGCACACGGAACGCCGGCTCGCCGAGTATCTTGCATGAACCCCTCGCCGGACAATCCATCCACGCGCCGCGCCGGACGGCGCCCAATCCTATGCCCATCGGATCGGCCGTCCGGGTCGTGCGGCTTTCACCGAATCTCCCGAGGGCTGCGATTTCCGCCCGTCCGGTCGCGGCCGCTC
The DNA window shown above is from Paludisphaera mucosa and carries:
- a CDS encoding esterase/lipase family protein — protein: MAAPGMVRAAGLDRDAALQRAASARRRAILVEHGGSRECIDRYYEGAVFAYAAMAACPALDDKRARKALALYNENLADCLRAATRHGAIDVRSRLVVQTPRGVIQVPIVHQGFVWSPAEFTRLLDPAAAPRNPSNTRDHTRSGVGASQVLVRPNPHATVDDAVIPDPMFIPATAVLRPDLDAWLGGGGGPGDVLEFYDPLRVGGVALAGARRPLAADLDAPIAYLEEGTGGLQSGWAGLVNPSQDVDRAFLGLLEPFQPGKIPVVFVHGLYDTPYTFTDMMNGLRSRPGFLDRFQIAGYRYATGLTFLHSAALFRRDLHRFEAALDPARTDPGVQNTVLIGHSMGGLMLKLQVVSSGPALWELVATRPLETLAATEPERAFLASLFFFEPVPIVRRALFLATPHDGLGATTQPIGVLNERLTRRPEDLRDLAARLDRDNPGAVRPYMHDLPNSIGMLRRREPIHQVMRCLPIDPRIRHHTIAGTARVPVAIAHGDGAVPIASARQEGAESETLVPEYHTTINSSEYTFVEVERILKRHAATVSR